GTGCGGCAGGCCGAGCGAGCGGAGGGCGGTCACGCGGTTCGCGCCGTCGAGCACCACCGCCCGCCCGTCGGGCAGCGGCGCGGCGATCGGGGGGTTGCGCAGAACGCCGTCGCGCCGCAGCGCGTCCTCGAGCCGGCGCACGCGGGCGGTGTCGGCCTGCTCGTGGAGCAGCAGGTGATCGATGCGCCACACGCGGAGATCGGGCACGGCCCCGGCGGCCGGCGGGCGGTCCGGCGCATGCCGCGGGTCGGGCGATCGCCGGAGCGAGACCTCCACTGCGCTATCCCCCGGCCATTGCCGGGACGATCGAGATCTCGTCGCCCTCGCCGAGGGGCGTCGCGGCCCCCTGCAGCGACCGGATCTCGGTCCCGTTGACGAACACGTTAATGAAGCTGCGCACCGCACCGCTCGGATCCCGCAGTTGCTCGCGGAGCCCCGGGAACTCGCGCTCCAGACCGGCGAGCGCCTCTTCGACCGTGCCCCCGCCGGCGCGGACGCGCGCCCGGCCGTTGGTCAGCCGCCGCAGCGGCGTCGGCAGATACACGAGCGCCATCGCACGTTCACCTCCCTGAGACGACCCTCAAAAAACAGCACAGCCGCGGTGGACGCCGCGGCCGACAACCTCACGAACACGGGAACCCGGACGCCCGCCTACCTCCGGCGGTACACCTCCGCCGCCGGGCGGATCCCGCTCGTACAGATGCAGGGACTCATCCGCGCTCCAGCCTCCGTCGTGCCTCTTTCCCCTTCATTCCGGCGAACGGCGCGGGGGCGCGCCGTATTCCGGATCAGCGTCGAGTCTAGCACGCCCCCGTTGGGGCCGCAAGCGAAGGCCGCTATGGGGCGAGCGGATCGTAGGGCTGGCCGTCCCGCCGCATCTCGAAATGCAGGTGCGGGCCGGTGCTCCAGCCGGTGCTGCCGACGCGGGCGATCACCTGCCCGCGGCGCACGGTCTCGCCGATCCTGACGAGATACGATGACAGATGCGCGTATATCGAGGACAGACCGTTGCCGAGGTCGAGGACGACGACGTTGCCGTACCCGGTCATCCAGCCGACGTAAAGCACGGTTCCGTCCGCCGCGGCCTCCACGGGCGCGCCCCACGGCGCGCCGATGTCGATCCCGGTGTGGAGCTGCCGGGTGTGGAAAATCGGGTGGATGCGCCACCCAAAGCCGGACGTGATCGGACCGGACGCGGGCCACCGCAGCGTGCCGCCGGCGAGGCTCCACCGGCCGCCGAAGTGCGATCCGCGCTGGCGCTGCCGGATGATTTCCGTGATGCGAAACGACTCGGCCTCCAGTTCACGAATGGCCGCTTCCTGCGTCTCGCGCTGTACGCGAATCTGTGCCAGGATCCGGCGGCGCTGCACCGCAAGCGCCGCGGTTTCCTGGCGGCTCACGACCCACTGCTTCCGCTGCACCGCCAAATCGGCTTCGCGCTGCTTGAGCGTGGTCCGGACCTCGTCCCGGCGGTCGCGCTCTTCGGTCACCTGCTGATAGAGGCGCAGATCCCGCGAGACGATGAGGCCGAGCAGATACGACCGGGCGACGAAATCGCGAAAGTCCGCGGCGCCGAGCAGCACGTCGAGGTACCCGAGGGGGCCGTCCTTGTAGAAGGCGCGCAGCCGCTCCTCCATCAACTGCTCGTGGATGGCCAGCCGGCGCGATACGGCGCCCAGTGCCTCGTTGGCGTCCGCCACCGCCCGTTTGGTTCCGCTGAGGGCGGCGGTCGTCTTGTGGAGCTGCGCTTCGGCGACGTGCAGCCGCTCCTCCGTGTGCGACAACTCGCCGAGCACCTGGTGCTCTTGGCGCGTGGTCAGCGCCAGGCGGCGCCGTTCGTCGGCGAGCTGCTGCTGAACGCCCTGCAGTTGGGCGTCGGGAGACGCGGCCCGGGAGGGCGCCGCGGTCCGCGCCGGCAGAGGCCGGCTTACGGTGGGCAGCGGAGGCCGTACGGGAAGGCGGCGCCGCGGGGCGGTGGATGACGTCCGGGCGGGAGAATGGCGGGACGGCACTGCGGAGGCCCACGACGAGGCGCCCCCCGCGGTGAACATGCACACAAGCAACCAACAACCCGTAATAACCCGGACACGGATCCGCATCCGCTGGCCTCGGCCGGTGCTATGATGATGAACTGCTGCGAATCGGTATCGAGGGGCGAATGCGGCCCCGCTGGGTGCGGCTTTACTATTCGTTGCAGCCGATCAAAGTCCTCCCGCCGCCCCCCGAATACCGACCTACATGATGCCCCACGCGGCCCGGAGCGAGACGTCCCCGGCCGGGAGGGGAAAACACACGGCCGGGAAAGGAAATGCCGCAGGTCCGTCGAAGGACGGGCGCGCATCGGCACGACCCTGCGGTGACTTAGCGTCTACCGGACAAGGGAGGTCGGAGCATGGCGAGCAGGACATCCCGGCGCAAGAAGCGGGCCAGGTCCCGGAAGGTCCAGGGGGCCTCCCGGTCGCGCCGGAAGCGCACGACCGCGGCCAAGCGCCGGCCGGCGGGCCGCTCCACCCGGAGCCGGAAGGCCTCCGCCCGCAAGGGTACGGCGAGAACGAAGCGCCGGACGGCCTCCGCCCGAAAGAGTGCGACGGGCGCAACACGGCGGCGCTCGGGCGCCAAGGGCGGCGCCGCACCGAAGCCCGCGCGGAAGGCC
The sequence above is a segment of the bacterium genome. Coding sequences within it:
- a CDS encoding MoaD/ThiS family protein; its protein translation is MALVYLPTPLRRLTNGRARVRAGGGTVEEALAGLEREFPGLREQLRDPSGAVRSFINVFVNGTEIRSLQGAATPLGEGDEISIVPAMAGG
- a CDS encoding peptidoglycan DD-metalloendopeptidase family protein, which produces MRIRVRVITGCWLLVCMFTAGGASSWASAVPSRHSPARTSSTAPRRRLPVRPPLPTVSRPLPARTAAPSRAASPDAQLQGVQQQLADERRRLALTTRQEHQVLGELSHTEERLHVAEAQLHKTTAALSGTKRAVADANEALGAVSRRLAIHEQLMEERLRAFYKDGPLGYLDVLLGAADFRDFVARSYLLGLIVSRDLRLYQQVTEERDRRDEVRTTLKQREADLAVQRKQWVVSRQETAALAVQRRRILAQIRVQRETQEAAIRELEAESFRITEIIRQRQRGSHFGGRWSLAGGTLRWPASGPITSGFGWRIHPIFHTRQLHTGIDIGAPWGAPVEAAADGTVLYVGWMTGYGNVVVLDLGNGLSSIYAHLSSYLVRIGETVRRGQVIARVGSTGWSTGPHLHFEMRRDGQPYDPLAP